A window of Kribbella amoyensis contains these coding sequences:
- a CDS encoding DUF3052 family protein codes for MAAPTPGYSGKPLAAKLGIKTEHAVLVDNAPADFAIEGLPPELRPDTRAKPRTSYDVVLAFCPDRAHLARTLPTLLERTATAGMIWIAWPKKSSGVPTDLDENGVRELALPLGVVDVKVAAVDATWSGLKLVRRLANR; via the coding sequence ATGGCCGCACCAACGCCCGGCTATTCGGGCAAGCCGCTGGCCGCGAAGCTCGGGATCAAGACCGAGCACGCGGTACTGGTCGACAACGCGCCGGCCGACTTCGCGATCGAGGGACTGCCGCCCGAGCTCCGGCCCGATACCCGCGCCAAGCCGAGGACCAGCTACGACGTCGTCCTGGCCTTCTGCCCCGATCGCGCCCACCTCGCCAGAACGCTGCCAACCTTGCTGGAGCGGACGGCGACCGCGGGGATGATCTGGATCGCCTGGCCGAAGAAGTCGTCGGGCGTGCCGACCGACCTGGACGAGAACGGCGTCCGCGAACTCGCGCTCCCGCTCGGCGTGGTGGACGTCAAGGTCGCCGCCGTCGACGCCACCTGGTCAGGGCTGAAGCTGGTCCGGCGGCTGGCCAATCGATGA
- a CDS encoding ABC-F family ATP-binding cassette domain-containing protein — protein sequence MSHSLRCHDLSFAWPDGDVLFDGLSFVAGPVRSGLVGRNGTGKSTLLRLIAGRLTPQRGSIRVSGELGYLPQDLTLDITLRVDEALGIAGVRRAIDAIERGDASEANFTAVGDDWDVEERADAMLGKLGLPIDLDRSVGELSGGETILLGLAAELLRRPDVLLLDEPTNNLDLRARRHLYDAVDLFRGALLVVSHDRELLDRVDQIGDLRKGDLTWYGGNLTAYEEAVAVEQEAAERMVRSAEADVRKQRRDLIEARMKMDQRRARGQRAFEQGGIPKIVAGGLKRSAQVSAGKHLGMQSERLDAAQEALADAEERVHDDDAIRVDLPRTAVPAGRVVLRLEDHVLRTGLPVTLEIRGPERIALTGPNGAGKSTLLHAIAGESLPLVPYRLLPQRLDLLRDDLSIAENLALLAPSTDNNDRRARLARFLFRGRAADQPVQTLSGGERFRATLAALLLAEPPPQLLMLDEPTNNLDLASVAQLQQALTSYEGALLVVSHDVPFLRELGITRWLAIEDDQLVEVDPL from the coding sequence ATGAGTCATTCCCTCCGCTGTCACGACCTCTCCTTCGCCTGGCCGGACGGCGATGTGCTGTTCGACGGGCTGAGCTTCGTCGCGGGCCCGGTGCGGTCGGGGCTGGTCGGGCGCAACGGCACCGGCAAGTCCACGTTGCTACGGCTGATCGCCGGCCGTTTGACGCCGCAGCGCGGTTCGATCCGGGTCAGCGGTGAGCTCGGGTACCTGCCGCAGGACCTCACGCTCGACATCACGCTGCGCGTCGACGAGGCACTCGGGATCGCCGGGGTCCGGCGCGCGATCGACGCGATCGAACGCGGTGATGCTTCGGAGGCGAACTTCACCGCCGTCGGCGACGACTGGGACGTCGAGGAACGCGCCGACGCGATGCTCGGCAAGCTTGGCCTGCCGATCGACCTGGATCGCAGCGTCGGCGAGCTGTCGGGCGGCGAGACGATCCTGCTCGGCCTGGCCGCCGAGTTGCTGCGCCGCCCTGACGTGCTGTTGCTCGACGAGCCGACGAACAACCTCGATCTCCGGGCTCGGCGGCATTTGTACGACGCGGTCGACCTGTTCCGGGGCGCGTTGCTGGTGGTCAGCCATGATCGCGAGCTTCTGGATCGAGTCGACCAGATCGGTGACCTCCGGAAGGGCGATCTCACGTGGTACGGCGGCAACCTCACGGCGTACGAGGAGGCCGTCGCGGTCGAGCAGGAGGCCGCCGAGCGGATGGTTCGCAGCGCCGAGGCGGATGTGCGTAAGCAGCGGCGGGACCTGATCGAGGCGCGGATGAAGATGGATCAGCGTCGGGCTCGGGGCCAGCGGGCGTTCGAGCAGGGCGGGATCCCGAAGATCGTCGCCGGCGGTCTCAAGCGGTCGGCGCAGGTCTCTGCGGGGAAGCATCTCGGCATGCAGTCCGAGCGCCTCGACGCAGCGCAGGAAGCGCTCGCCGATGCCGAGGAACGGGTGCACGACGATGACGCGATCCGGGTCGACCTGCCGCGGACGGCTGTGCCTGCTGGGCGTGTGGTTCTGCGACTGGAGGACCACGTACTGCGGACCGGGTTGCCGGTCACGTTGGAGATCCGTGGGCCGGAGCGCATTGCCTTGACCGGTCCGAACGGTGCCGGGAAGTCGACGCTGCTGCACGCGATCGCGGGGGAGTCGTTGCCGTTGGTCCCGTATCGGCTACTGCCTCAGCGGCTGGATCTGCTGCGGGACGACCTGTCGATCGCGGAGAACCTCGCGCTGTTGGCACCGAGTACGGACAACAACGATCGGCGGGCTCGGTTGGCGCGGTTCCTGTTCCGGGGCCGGGCTGCGGACCAGCCGGTGCAGACGTTGTCGGGCGGCGAGCGGTTCCGGGCGACTTTGGCGGCATTGCTGCTCGCGGAGCCGCCGCCGCAGTTGCTCATGCTGGATGAGCCGACCAACAACCTCGACCTGGCCAGCGTCGCCCAGCTCCAGCAGGCGTTGACGTCCTACGAGGGCGCGTTGCTGGTCGTGAGCCACGATGTGCCGTTCCTGCGGGAGTTGGGGATCACGCGGTGGTTGGCGATCGAGGACGATCAGCTGGTCGAGGTGGATCCGCTGTAG
- a CDS encoding RidA family protein: MITNPETLHDPVPFGYSHVAEVGDLVFVAGQYASGPDGLVTVETFEEQVELAFANLGTALKSAGLDYADVFQLRTYIVDHSGEKLEIVGGVLGRLWGGRPPVQTMLGVAALALPEMRFEVDAIAIRRS, from the coding sequence ATGATCACCAACCCCGAAACCCTGCACGACCCCGTCCCCTTCGGCTACAGCCACGTCGCCGAGGTCGGGGACCTCGTCTTCGTCGCCGGCCAGTACGCCTCCGGGCCGGACGGGCTGGTCACCGTGGAGACCTTCGAGGAGCAGGTGGAGCTCGCCTTCGCCAACCTCGGAACCGCGCTGAAGTCGGCCGGGCTGGACTACGCGGACGTGTTTCAGCTGCGGACGTACATCGTCGACCACTCCGGGGAGAAGCTGGAGATCGTCGGTGGGGTCCTGGGTCGGCTGTGGGGTGGCAGGCCGCCGGTGCAGACCATGCTCGGCGTGGCCGCGTTGGCGCTGCCGGAGATGCGCTTCGAGGTGGACGCCATCGCCATCCGTCGCTCCTAG
- a CDS encoding FadR/GntR family transcriptional regulator, with the protein MALTDEAIVKIKEMITSGELGPGDRLPKEADLAARLGLSRNSLREAVKALTLVNVLDVRHGDGTYVTSLDSAHLLDALSFMVDLHRDDSVLQFFEVRRLLEPGVAALAAGRISREKLADLRLLTSDLAAGASVDELVANDLRFHRGIAEATGNGVVCSLLDGISGATQRARIWRGVTEAGAVERTLAEHTAILDAIEAGDAEAARAWMTAHIAGVENWLRKAR; encoded by the coding sequence ATGGCTTTGACGGATGAGGCGATCGTCAAGATCAAGGAGATGATCACCTCGGGGGAGCTCGGCCCGGGGGACCGGTTGCCGAAGGAGGCGGACCTCGCCGCGCGGCTGGGGCTGTCGCGGAATTCGCTGCGGGAGGCAGTCAAGGCGCTCACGCTGGTGAACGTTCTCGACGTGCGGCACGGCGACGGGACGTACGTGACCAGCCTCGATTCGGCGCATCTGCTGGATGCGCTGAGCTTCATGGTCGACCTGCATCGCGACGACTCGGTGCTGCAGTTCTTCGAGGTACGCCGGCTGCTCGAGCCGGGCGTCGCCGCGCTGGCCGCCGGGCGGATCAGCCGGGAGAAGCTGGCCGATCTCCGCCTGCTGACCAGCGATCTCGCGGCCGGCGCCTCTGTCGACGAGCTGGTTGCGAACGATCTGCGCTTCCACCGCGGCATCGCCGAAGCCACGGGGAACGGTGTCGTCTGCTCGCTGCTCGACGGCATCTCGGGAGCGACCCAGCGGGCCCGTATCTGGCGCGGCGTCACCGAGGCGGGCGCGGTCGAGCGGACTCTCGCCGAACACACCGCCATCCTCGACGCGATCGAGGCCGGTGACGCCGAAGCCGCCCGGGCCTGGATGACGGCTCACATCGCCGGCGTGGAGAACTGGCTCCGCAAGGCGCGCTGA